The proteins below come from a single Procambarus clarkii isolate CNS0578487 chromosome 26, FALCON_Pclarkii_2.0, whole genome shotgun sequence genomic window:
- the LOC138368857 gene encoding keratin-associated protein 4-8-like, with product MGFDFQRVFTNSIVLLSLSCSYRPAVIVLLSSSCCHRPAAIVLLPSSCCHRPAAIVLLSSSCCHRPAAIVLLPSSCCQRPAVIVLLPSSCCHRPAAIVLLPSSCCHRPAAIVLLPSSCCHRPAVIVLLPSSCCHRPAAIVLLSSSCCHRPAAIVLLPSSCCHRPAVIVLLSSSCCHRPAAIVLLPSSCCHRPAAIVLLPSSCCHRPAAIVLLSSSCCHRPAVIVLLSSSCCHRPAAIVLLPSSCCHRPAVIVLLPSSCCHRPAAIVLLSSSCCHRPAVIVLLPSSCCHRPAAIVLLSSSCCHRPAVIVLLSLYTS from the coding sequence CTGTCATCGTCCTGCTGTCATCGTCCTGCTGCCATCGTCCTGCTGCCATCGTCCTGCTGCCATCGTCCTGCTGCCATCGTCCTGTTGTCATCGTCCTGCTGCCATCGTCCTGCTGCCATCGTCCTGCTGCCATCGTCCTGCTGTCAACGTCCTGCTGTCATCGTCCTGCTGCCATCGTCCTGCTGTCATCGTCCTGCTGCCATCGTCCTGCTGCCATCGTCCTGCTGCCATCGTCCTGCTGCCATCGTCCTGCTGCCATCGTCCTGCTGCCATCGTCCTGCTGTCATCGTCCTGCTGCCATCGTCCTGCTGCCATCGTCCTGCTGCCATCGTCCTGTTGTCATCGTCCTGCTGCCATCGTCCTGCTGCCATCGTCCTGCTGCCATCGTCCTGCTGCCATCGTCCTGCTGTCATCGTCCTGCTGTCATCGTCCTGCTGTCATCGTCCTGCTGCCATCGTCCTGCTGCCATCGTCCTGCTGTCATCGTCCTGCTGCCATCGTCCTGCTGCCATCGTCCTGCTGCCATCGTCCTGCTGCCATCGTCCTGCTGTCATCGTCCTGCTGCCATCGTCCTGCTGTCATCGTCCTGCTGTCATCGTCCTGCTGTCATCGTCCTGCTGCCATCGTCCTGCTGCCATCGTCCTGCTGTCATCGTCCTGCTGTCATCGTCCTGCTGCCATCGTCCTGCTGTCATCGTCCTGCTGCCATCGTCCTGCTGTCATCGTCCTGCTGCCATCGTCCTGCTGTCATCGTCCTGCTGCCATCGTCCTGCTGCCATCGTCCTGCTGCCATCGTCCTGCTGTCATCGTCCTGCTGTCATCGTCCTGCTGTCATCGTCCTGCTGTCATTGTACACCTCATAA